A DNA window from Mastomys coucha isolate ucsf_1 unplaced genomic scaffold, UCSF_Mcou_1 pScaffold21, whole genome shotgun sequence contains the following coding sequences:
- the Ceacam16 gene encoding carcinoembryonic antigen-related cell adhesion molecule 16 — MKMPLTWYSWFLLSAWILNTRAEISITPEPAQPAEGDNVTLVVHGLSGELLAYNWYAGPTLSLTFLVASYIVSTGDETPGPAHTGREAVRPDGSLDIHGALPGHTGTYILQTLNRQFQTEVGYGHMQVYEILAPPTVMANDTTLVERRDTLRLICSSPSPAEVRWFFNGDALPVAVRLGLSPDGRMLTRHGVRREEAGAYQCEVWNPVSVSRSEPLNLTVYFGPERVAILQDSTTRTGCTIKVDFNTSLTLWCVSQSCPEPEYVWAFNGKALKNGQDHLNISSMTAAHEGTYTCIAKNSKTLLSGSASVVVKLSAAAVAMMIVPVPTKPMEGQDVTLTVQGYPKDLLVYAWYRGPASEPNRLLSQLPSGNWIAGPAHTGREVGFANCSLLVQKLNLTDAGRYTLKTVTLQGKTDTLEVELQVAPLE; from the exons ATGAAAATGCCATTGACCTGGTACAGCTGGTTCCTCCTCAGTG CCTGGATCCTGAACACCAGGGCTGAGATCTCCATCACCCCCGAGCCTGCCCAACCTGCAGAGGGGGACAATGTCACGCTGGTAGTTCATGGGCTTTCAGGGGAATTGCTTGCCTACAATTGGTATGCAGGACCTACGCTTAGCCTGACCTTCCTGGTGGCCAGTTACATTGTCAGCACTGGTGATGAGACCCCCGGACCAGCCCACACAGGGCGGGAAGCTGTGCGTCCCGATGGCAGCCTTGATATCCATGGTGCCTTACCTGGGCACACAGGCACTTACATCCTGCAGACTCTTAACAGGCAGTTTCAGACGGAGGTGGGCTACGGACACATGCAGGTCTATG AGATCCTGGCCCCTCCCACTGTCATGGCCAACGACACTACGCTGGTGGAGCGTAGGGATACCCTTCGTCTCATCTGTAGCAGCCCCAGCCCCGCTGAGGTCCGCTGGTTCTTCAATGGTGACGCTCTGCCAGTTGCTGTCCGCTTGGGCCTGTCCCCAGATGGCAGGATGCTGACCCGGCATGGCGTCCGCCGGGAGGAGGCAGGCGCCTACCAGTGCGAGGTGTGGAACCCCGTCAGCGTCAGCCGCAGCGAGCCCCTGAACTTGACGGTATACT TCGGCCCTGAACGAGTGGCTATCCTCCAAGACTCTACCACCCGCACGGGCTGCACTATTAAAGTGGACTTCAACACGTCCCTCACCCTGTGGTGTGTGTCCCAGTCCTGCCCTGAGCCAGAATACGTGTGGGCCTTCAATGGGAAGGCCTTGAAGAACGGTCAGGACCACCTGAACATCAGCAGCATGACTGCAGCCCATGAGGGCACGTACACGTGTATCGCTAAGAACTCCAAGACGCTGCTGTCCGGCTCTGCCTCAGTGGTTGTCAAGCTGTCTG CCGCAGCTGTAGCCATGATGATTGTTCCTGTACCGACTAAGCCAATGGAGGGCCAGGACGTGACCCTGACTGTCCAGGGCTACCCCAAGGATCTGCTGGTCTATGCCTGGTATCGTGGACCTGCCTCGGAGCCCAACCGACTGCTCAGCCAGCTGCCGTCAGGGAACTGGATCGCCGGCCCAGCGCACACAGGCCGGGAGGTGGGCTTCGCTAATTGTTCACTGCTGGTGCAAAAGCTGAACCTCACGGATGCCGGACGCTACACACTCAAGACCGTCACACTGCAGGGCAAGACGGACACTCTGGAGGTGGAGCTACAGGTGGCCC CCCTGGAGTAG